From one Paenibacillus terrae HPL-003 genomic stretch:
- a CDS encoding carbohydrate ABC transporter permease yields the protein MITKSNLYRKEKIYGYLFILPPILGLLIFTLFPFVYSLYGSFTDWDGLGQMNFIGFDNFKDLFTDELFYKSMYNTLFLMLGIPIGLLLALLLALGLNRKIPGTTTFRVIYYIPVISSLAAVSIMWNWAYNGDYGLVNQFLELFGIKGPNWLMDKDTVKPALILMTVWKGLGYTMLLYLAALQSVSRSYYEAAELDGASGFQMFRNITWPMVKPVTFFLVVTNIIGGSQIFTEMNIMTPTGGPEYSSASIVFYIWDKAFKNLQMGYASAMAMILGIFIFIVTLIQFKMNEKSSFDGD from the coding sequence GTGATAACCAAATCTAATCTCTATCGCAAAGAGAAAATATATGGATATTTATTTATCCTTCCTCCTATTCTCGGTTTGCTAATCTTTACGTTGTTCCCGTTTGTCTATTCGTTATACGGCTCTTTTACAGACTGGGACGGATTGGGACAAATGAACTTTATTGGTTTTGATAATTTTAAAGATTTATTTACCGATGAACTCTTTTACAAATCAATGTACAATACTCTTTTCTTAATGCTGGGTATTCCAATCGGTCTTTTGTTAGCATTGTTGTTGGCACTGGGGTTGAATCGCAAGATTCCGGGCACGACAACGTTTCGTGTGATCTACTATATTCCGGTTATTTCTTCTTTGGCTGCAGTTTCCATTATGTGGAACTGGGCATACAACGGAGACTACGGTCTGGTGAACCAATTCCTCGAATTGTTCGGTATTAAAGGTCCCAATTGGCTGATGGATAAGGATACGGTTAAGCCTGCCTTGATCCTTATGACGGTCTGGAAGGGTCTTGGCTACACGATGCTACTGTATTTGGCAGCCCTGCAAAGTGTATCTCGCTCTTACTATGAAGCAGCAGAGCTGGATGGAGCTAGCGGATTCCAGATGTTCCGCAACATTACATGGCCAATGGTGAAACCGGTGACCTTTTTCCTGGTCGTAACCAATATCATTGGTGGCTCACAAATCTTTACTGAAATGAACATTATGACACCTACAGGGGGGCCGGAATACTCATCCGCCTCAATCGTCTTCTATATTTGGGATAAGGCATTTAAAAACCTGCAAATGGGATATGCCTCCGCGATGGCTATGATTCTTGGCATCTTCATTTTTATCGTAACTTTGATTCAATTCAAAATGAATGAAAAATCGTCCTTTGATGGGGATTGA
- a CDS encoding carbohydrate ABC transporter permease: MSHSQRTKVTNIIIFIALAIGAIVMIAPLLWMLSTSVKEKQDVFALPPVWIPEVFQFSKYKEIWEAGPLLSGIKNSVIVAVSVTVVGTFTSSVAAFAFAKLRFPHKNKLFLLLIASMMIPYPTVMIPQFMMFSKLGWVDTLLPLIVPGLFGNVVMIFFLRQYLLSVPDAIIEAAKIDGSSYFRLYSSITFPLIKPAVAAQLILWFMGIWNDYLAPIIYLNSPETQTLQLVIANFNATYAIQTDYPLIMAASIVALLPVLIIFLIFQKQIIESVAISGVKG; this comes from the coding sequence ATGTCCCATAGTCAAAGAACGAAAGTTACCAATATCATTATCTTTATTGCACTGGCGATTGGAGCGATTGTGATGATCGCGCCGCTGCTGTGGATGCTGTCTACTTCGGTGAAAGAAAAGCAGGATGTTTTTGCTCTTCCACCGGTATGGATACCAGAGGTGTTCCAGTTTAGCAAGTACAAGGAAATTTGGGAAGCGGGACCTTTGTTAAGCGGGATCAAGAACAGCGTGATTGTGGCTGTAAGTGTTACCGTTGTGGGTACCTTTACATCCAGTGTGGCTGCTTTTGCATTTGCAAAGCTGAGATTCCCTCATAAAAATAAACTGTTTCTTTTACTCATCGCATCGATGATGATTCCATACCCAACGGTTATGATTCCACAGTTTATGATGTTTTCCAAGCTCGGTTGGGTAGATACGCTCTTGCCTCTGATCGTTCCAGGTTTGTTCGGGAATGTGGTTATGATCTTTTTCCTACGGCAGTATTTGCTCAGTGTACCGGATGCCATTATCGAAGCAGCTAAAATTGACGGAAGCTCTTATTTCCGACTGTATTCGTCCATTACATTCCCGCTTATTAAGCCAGCAGTAGCGGCACAGCTTATTTTATGGTTCATGGGAATTTGGAACGATTATTTGGCACCGATTATTTACTTGAATTCACCGGAAACGCAGACGTTGCAGTTGGTCATAGCGAACTTTAATGCGACCTATGCCATTCAGACGGATTATCCGCTCATTATGGCAGCTTCCATAGTCGCTTTGTTGCCTGTGCTGATTATATTTCTGATCTTCCAGAAACAGATTATTGAGTCGGTTGCTATTTCCGGTGTCAAAGGTTAA
- a CDS encoding arabinan endo-1,5-alpha-L-arabinosidase has translation MVMLLMLGLSGCGDNTPDPVYPQAPPPDHLYDQSTINDEQRWTINNAHDPAIIQTDQGYYVYSTDVKTGGELRPGVMVRKSTDLIHWNWVQYALPGIPKEAGAWSSATNLWAPDVIKMGDTYRMYYSASTFGSTRSAIGLQTSNSPEGPWKDEGLVVKTKEHDKLNAIDANPVLDAEGNPWMVYGSFFGGIYITSLDPQTGKLKESGYGKNIAARDRATEDGAVEGPYIVYNPAFRKYYLFVSYDSLFEDYNVRVARSDSITGPYVDINGHDMADISYLPQYEIGNKVLGGYRFSEGEGWVAPGHNSVLKDGDDYYIVHHARGETDKSWPYLHVRKILWTADGWPVVSPERYAGEQEQDIPKRLLLGSWERIVMKQEVDGQVEAEPLRLEDGGRATSGTLEGQWSFDGMRTLTLDWSDTSVRTEEQLLLLPSWDWELGRQTLIFTGMDDKGISIWGKRIGD, from the coding sequence ATGGTGATGCTGCTTATGCTGGGCCTATCCGGCTGTGGGGACAACACCCCGGACCCTGTGTATCCGCAGGCTCCGCCTCCCGATCACTTGTATGATCAAAGCACGATAAACGATGAACAGCGCTGGACCATTAACAATGCGCATGATCCTGCGATCATCCAAACAGATCAGGGCTATTATGTATATTCCACGGATGTAAAGACAGGCGGAGAGCTGAGACCAGGGGTCATGGTACGTAAATCGACCGACCTGATTCACTGGAACTGGGTGCAGTATGCACTGCCCGGCATTCCAAAGGAAGCGGGCGCATGGTCATCAGCAACCAATCTGTGGGCACCGGACGTTATTAAAATGGGTGATACCTATCGGATGTATTATTCAGCCTCCACCTTCGGTAGCACACGGTCAGCAATCGGATTGCAGACATCCAACTCGCCGGAAGGCCCGTGGAAGGATGAAGGGCTGGTTGTTAAGACGAAGGAGCATGACAAGCTGAATGCGATTGATGCCAACCCGGTGCTGGATGCGGAGGGGAATCCATGGATGGTGTACGGCTCGTTTTTTGGAGGCATTTATATTACGTCACTTGATCCCCAGACTGGAAAGCTGAAAGAGTCCGGCTACGGCAAAAATATTGCCGCCAGAGATCGGGCAACAGAGGATGGTGCTGTGGAAGGGCCGTACATTGTGTACAATCCCGCATTCCGCAAATATTACTTGTTTGTCTCATATGATTCTTTGTTCGAAGACTACAATGTACGTGTTGCCCGCTCGGATTCGATCACAGGGCCGTATGTGGATATCAATGGACATGATATGGCAGATATCAGCTACTTGCCCCAATATGAGATCGGGAACAAGGTATTGGGTGGTTATCGGTTCAGCGAAGGAGAAGGCTGGGTTGCGCCAGGTCACAATTCCGTTCTGAAGGACGGAGACGATTATTATATTGTGCATCACGCACGGGGAGAAACGGATAAGAGCTGGCCGTATCTGCATGTACGCAAAATATTATGGACCGCTGACGGCTGGCCTGTCGTATCGCCGGAACGGTATGCGGGTGAGCAGGAGCAGGATATCCCTAAAAGATTATTACTCGGCAGTTGGGAACGCATCGTGATGAAGCAGGAAGTGGACGGCCAAGTGGAAGCTGAACCGCTTCGTCTGGAAGATGGAGGTCGGGCAACCAGCGGAACGCTTGAAGGCCAGTGGAGCTTTGACGGCATGCGTACTTTAACATTGGATTGGAGCGATACATCCGTAAGGACCGAGGAACAACTGCTGTTGCTTCCTTCATGGGACTGGGAGCTGGGTCGCCAAACTTTAATTTTTACAGGTATGGACGACAAAGGAATTTCCATTTGGGGTAAGCGTATCGGCGATTAA
- a CDS encoding family 43 glycosylhydrolase — translation MNQPVPFINPVIEQRADPWIYKHSDGYYYFTGSVPEYDRIEVRRAHTIQDLNTAEPVAVWHKYEAGPLSANIWAPEIHFIHGKWYIYFAAARTTETKEGLFDHRMFVLENDSANPLEGEWVEKGQIKTRWETFALDATTFQHNGVLYYVWAQKDPDIVGNSNLYISEMSNPWTLRGEQVMISTPEYDWEVIGFKVNEGAAVLKRNGRIFISYSASATDYNYCMGLLTADENADLLDPKSWAKSPEPVFCTNEETGQFGPGHNSFTVGADGNDVIVYHARNYKEITGDPLYDPNRHTRVQPLNWHEDGTPDFGIPVPDGVPAGK, via the coding sequence ATGAATCAACCTGTACCTTTTATTAATCCGGTCATTGAGCAACGGGCAGACCCTTGGATTTACAAGCATAGTGATGGATACTATTACTTTACCGGATCTGTACCGGAGTATGACCGCATTGAGGTTCGGCGGGCACATACCATTCAGGACTTGAATACAGCAGAGCCTGTTGCTGTGTGGCACAAATATGAAGCAGGCCCGTTAAGCGCCAACATTTGGGCACCGGAAATTCATTTTATTCATGGCAAATGGTACATTTATTTTGCAGCAGCTCGCACCACAGAAACGAAGGAAGGTCTGTTCGATCACCGGATGTTCGTGCTGGAAAACGATTCAGCTAACCCTCTGGAAGGAGAATGGGTGGAAAAGGGGCAGATTAAAACCCGTTGGGAAACATTCGCGCTGGATGCCACAACCTTCCAGCATAATGGAGTTCTGTATTATGTGTGGGCCCAGAAGGACCCGGACATCGTCGGTAATTCCAATCTGTACATTTCTGAAATGAGCAATCCGTGGACGCTGCGCGGTGAGCAGGTGATGATCTCTACCCCTGAATATGATTGGGAAGTCATCGGTTTTAAGGTGAATGAAGGAGCGGCAGTTCTGAAACGGAATGGACGAATCTTTATCAGCTATTCAGCCAGCGCCACCGACTATAATTATTGCATGGGGCTGCTGACAGCGGACGAGAATGCAGACTTGCTCGACCCAAAATCATGGGCGAAATCGCCTGAGCCGGTATTCTGCACGAATGAGGAAACAGGCCAATTTGGACCCGGTCATAACAGCTTTACCGTTGGGGCTGATGGTAATGACGTCATCGTGTATCATGCACGGAATTACAAGGAGATTACGGGTGACCCGTTGTATGACCCGAATCGCCATACACGTGTTCAGCCGTTGAACTGGCATGAGGACGGGACGCCTGATTTTGGCATTCCTGTACCGGATGGAGTTCCTGCAGGTAAATAA
- a CDS encoding class I SAM-dependent methyltransferase — MLQSLKAIANYRKESDLAWDTPTWLKLLVSAEERIVNLERIHSIGELKDANPVLDYVERTLLILDGLPLSFWIKELLEDVLVWSETAKGGTVRERLRWQQEGINLFVHNIGSAQLYVRQAQAEKPVFPRNTMTRILIETHGLIGQYIRGEIPFAENRALLEITRKGWLSHEELELALRALNECIIAGVDPELWEQVRSEVEQLIGWIAWDKAPVAWSVKERLQRLRSVSIHEGEPFEQAYAELERELNVDKALASLENRTLWYVESALQDFSLQELVKVCLLTLQDGTGQELPATVRHISFESLMNTMHYDYRGVKKINVYKKRMIEKYLHALSWQDILKGKRKHNPHLDVIVEHKEELPSTVFFNFHFSSAAEKLIDFCIEAEKTPLYDKAILLLFDLFGLRRDAYDRFHNEETYLTEMNQTVDYKKIILDYVTGTRVLDIGPGGGVLLDLIEQEIPDAKPLGLDISVNVIEALKRKKQLEGHRWDVIKGDALQLEEFIEPGSMDTIIFSSILHELYSYIERDGARFNLHTVEAALQSAYHVLAPGGRIIIRDGIMTEPAEQRRRIRFLEPDGLEWLLRYAEDFAGRHIEVERVSEHEAILPVNDAMEFLYTYTWGTEAYVHEVQEQFGYFTPSQYEECIRRTLGSQAIIRESRHYLQEGYAEALAGRIEFTDEQGQPVPLPDSTCLIVIEKPQ, encoded by the coding sequence ATGTTGCAATCGTTAAAAGCCATTGCTAACTATCGGAAAGAAAGTGATCTGGCCTGGGATACGCCGACTTGGCTGAAATTGCTCGTTTCGGCTGAGGAGCGCATTGTGAATCTGGAACGCATCCACTCCATAGGGGAGTTAAAGGATGCTAATCCCGTACTGGATTATGTGGAGCGTACGTTGCTTATTTTGGATGGGCTTCCATTGTCTTTTTGGATTAAGGAGCTGCTAGAAGACGTGCTGGTATGGTCTGAGACGGCCAAAGGAGGCACAGTTCGCGAACGGCTGCGCTGGCAGCAGGAGGGCATCAATTTATTTGTACATAATATCGGTTCCGCCCAACTGTACGTCAGACAGGCTCAAGCGGAGAAACCAGTGTTTCCCCGCAACACTATGACCCGGATTCTGATTGAGACCCATGGATTAATCGGACAGTATATACGGGGCGAAATTCCTTTTGCGGAAAATCGGGCGCTGCTGGAAATTACCCGTAAGGGCTGGTTAAGCCACGAGGAACTGGAGCTTGCCTTACGGGCTCTGAACGAGTGCATTATCGCCGGGGTAGACCCTGAATTATGGGAGCAGGTACGGAGTGAAGTGGAGCAACTGATTGGCTGGATCGCATGGGATAAAGCGCCTGTGGCCTGGAGTGTAAAGGAACGACTGCAGAGATTACGGTCGGTTTCTATTCATGAAGGGGAGCCATTTGAGCAGGCTTACGCCGAGCTGGAGCGCGAGTTAAATGTAGATAAGGCGCTGGCTTCGTTGGAGAATCGAACGCTTTGGTATGTGGAGTCGGCCTTACAGGATTTTTCGCTACAGGAGCTAGTGAAGGTATGTTTACTTACGTTACAGGATGGTACAGGACAGGAATTGCCTGCAACGGTACGACATATCAGCTTTGAATCTCTCATGAACACAATGCATTATGACTATCGCGGCGTCAAGAAAATTAACGTTTATAAAAAACGGATGATTGAAAAATATTTACACGCGCTATCCTGGCAGGATATCTTGAAAGGAAAACGGAAGCATAATCCTCATTTGGATGTGATCGTGGAGCATAAAGAGGAACTGCCGAGTACTGTATTTTTCAATTTTCATTTTTCATCTGCGGCTGAGAAGCTGATCGACTTTTGCATCGAGGCGGAAAAAACACCTTTGTATGACAAAGCCATATTGCTGCTGTTTGATCTGTTCGGCTTGCGCCGTGATGCTTATGATCGTTTTCACAATGAGGAAACATACCTTACGGAAATGAACCAAACCGTAGATTACAAAAAGATCATTCTGGATTACGTCACGGGAACTCGCGTACTGGATATCGGACCGGGCGGAGGTGTGCTGCTGGACCTGATTGAACAGGAGATACCGGACGCGAAGCCATTGGGACTCGATATTTCTGTGAACGTTATTGAGGCGCTCAAACGTAAAAAGCAATTGGAGGGTCATCGTTGGGATGTGATTAAAGGAGATGCCCTCCAACTGGAGGAATTTATAGAGCCGGGGAGCATGGATACGATCATTTTTTCTTCCATTCTCCATGAGCTGTATTCTTACATTGAACGGGATGGAGCCCGGTTCAATCTGCATACGGTGGAGGCTGCTTTGCAAAGCGCCTATCATGTGCTGGCACCGGGCGGACGTATCATTATCCGTGACGGCATTATGACTGAACCGGCAGAACAGCGCAGACGAATCCGGTTCCTGGAGCCGGACGGACTGGAATGGCTGTTGCGATATGCCGAAGATTTTGCGGGTCGCCACATTGAAGTTGAGCGTGTGAGTGAGCATGAGGCTATTTTGCCTGTGAACGATGCGATGGAATTTCTGTATACCTACACGTGGGGGACGGAGGCCTATGTGCATGAAGTGCAGGAGCAGTTTGGGTATTTTACCCCTTCACAGTATGAAGAGTGTATTCGCCGCACGCTTGGATCGCAGGCTATAATCCGGGAGAGCCGTCACTATTTACAGGAGGGATATGCGGAAGCGCTGGCCGGACGTATTGAATTTACCGATGAGCAGGGCCAGCCTGTTCCCCTGCCGGATAGCACCTGTCTGATTGTGATTGAGAAGCCGCAATAG
- a CDS encoding GrpB family protein: protein MSSHVEISQYDPQWVKEYACERTKIAEALGDISMDIEHFGSTSVPGLGAKAIIDIMVGVEDLARIQSVHRERLLRIKYEYVHKPDFPERAFFRRGEWGAGTHHLHIYKYQGKHWANHLLFRDYLKTHPESLSEYDALKKELAQQFKYDRLAYTEAKGPFIRQVIEQAKLERFKKE from the coding sequence ATGTCCTCGCATGTGGAGATATCGCAATATGACCCGCAGTGGGTAAAAGAGTATGCGTGTGAGCGGACAAAAATCGCAGAGGCTCTCGGAGATATAAGTATGGACATAGAGCATTTTGGGAGCACGTCCGTTCCTGGCCTTGGAGCCAAGGCGATTATTGATATTATGGTCGGAGTAGAAGACTTGGCAAGGATTCAGTCCGTACATCGCGAGCGCTTGCTTCGTATTAAGTATGAATATGTACATAAGCCTGATTTTCCAGAGAGAGCTTTCTTTCGCCGTGGAGAATGGGGAGCAGGAACCCATCATTTACATATTTACAAGTATCAAGGGAAGCACTGGGCGAACCATCTGTTGTTCCGGGATTACTTAAAAACACACCCGGAGAGCTTATCGGAGTATGATGCTCTGAAAAAAGAATTGGCGCAGCAATTCAAATATGATCGTCTAGCGTATACCGAGGCCAAAGGGCCGTTCATTCGGCAGGTGATTGAGCAGGCGAAGCTTGAAAGGTTTAAGAAGGAATAG
- a CDS encoding VOC family protein encodes MSKRLIPYITMDGNAKEAIEFYEKALDAQLLFMQTFGEMPENPDFPIPAEVKERVGHATLKVGETELMFSDTFPGSPFSSGNQVTICITTDSVEQSQKMFDALQQGGRVGMPLQETHFSPAYGNVTDKFGVTFQMFTEARS; translated from the coding sequence ATGTCAAAACGTTTGATTCCTTACATCACGATGGATGGAAATGCAAAAGAAGCAATCGAATTTTATGAAAAGGCATTGGATGCTCAACTGCTTTTTATGCAAACCTTTGGAGAAATGCCGGAAAACCCCGATTTTCCCATTCCCGCAGAGGTCAAGGAACGTGTTGGACACGCTACCCTCAAAGTGGGTGAGACAGAGCTTATGTTTTCCGACACTTTTCCCGGATCACCGTTTAGCAGTGGGAATCAGGTGACCATCTGCATTACTACCGACAGTGTGGAGCAATCCCAAAAAATGTTTGATGCTCTACAGCAAGGAGGACGGGTGGGAATGCCTTTGCAGGAAACCCATTTTAGTCCGGCTTATGGGAATGTAACAGACAAGTTTGGTGTCACCTTTCAAATGTTCACAGAAGCTCGGTCTTAA
- the nrdF gene encoding class 1b ribonucleoside-diphosphate reductase subunit beta — protein MTGIQAVNWNRSDDDFTLMFWNQNIMQFWTDDEIPLSDDKMSWVTLSDIEKEAYMKVLGGLTLLDTIQGGVGMPQIMEHVDGLQRKAVLSFMAMMEQIHAKSYSSIFTTLASTEEIDDIFRWVEENPHLQTKAETIRQYYMNIHTSKDLYLAMAASVLLESYLFYSGFFYPLYLAGQGKMTCSGEIIDLILRDESIHGVYVGVLAQEIYAELDEEEQRDLYQTLVGLLRYLHNNEEQYTEQIYAPIGLVDDVKVFLRYNANKAMMNLGFDPLFEEEEVNPIVINGISTHTKQHDFFSKKGNGYVRAMNVEPLTDEDFNFGV, from the coding sequence ATGACAGGTATACAAGCTGTAAACTGGAATCGCTCGGACGATGATTTCACACTGATGTTCTGGAACCAGAACATTATGCAATTTTGGACGGATGATGAAATTCCGCTGTCCGACGATAAAATGAGCTGGGTAACCCTCAGCGATATTGAAAAAGAGGCCTACATGAAGGTGCTCGGCGGCTTAACGTTGCTTGACACGATTCAAGGCGGCGTGGGTATGCCGCAAATTATGGAGCATGTGGACGGGCTGCAACGCAAAGCTGTACTGAGCTTTATGGCGATGATGGAGCAAATTCATGCGAAGTCATACAGCAGCATTTTTACAACCCTGGCTTCTACGGAAGAGATTGACGATATATTCCGTTGGGTAGAGGAAAATCCGCATCTCCAGACCAAGGCGGAAACCATTCGTCAGTATTATATGAATATTCATACGTCAAAAGACTTGTATCTCGCTATGGCAGCGTCAGTGCTGTTAGAAAGCTATTTATTTTATAGCGGCTTCTTCTACCCTCTCTATCTGGCGGGTCAGGGCAAGATGACATGCAGCGGAGAAATTATCGACCTGATTTTGCGGGACGAAAGTATTCACGGTGTATATGTGGGTGTGCTGGCACAGGAGATTTATGCAGAGCTGGACGAGGAAGAGCAACGGGATCTGTACCAGACGTTGGTAGGGTTGCTGCGCTACTTGCACAATAACGAGGAACAATACACCGAGCAAATTTATGCTCCCATCGGGCTGGTGGACGATGTCAAAGTCTTTTTACGCTACAACGCCAATAAGGCTATGATGAACCTGGGCTTTGATCCACTGTTTGAAGAAGAAGAAGTCAATCCGATTGTAATCAACGGCATCAGCACTCACACCAAGCAGCATGATTTCTTTTCTAAAAAAGGAAACGGCTACGTGCGTGCAATGAATGTGGAGCCGCTGACCGATGAAGATTTTAATTTTGGCGTATAG
- the nrdE gene encoding class 1b ribonucleoside-diphosphate reductase subunit alpha encodes MRHIELNNMLMKRDTDGFFQLEKDQEAVEEFMKEVEERSLKFADPAAKVLYMIENDYYENFYSSYTADEIKDIFHTTHSYNFKFPSYMAASKFYTDYAVKSNDRKVYLEHYPDRVAVVALHLGRGNADTARLLSRSMMEQRLQPATPTFLNAGKSRRGELVSCFLLEMDDSLNSINYVLNTCMQLSKIGGGVAVNLSKLRSRGEAIKGVEGAAKGIMPVLKLMEDGFSYADQMGQRKGSGAAYYNIFGWDVLEFLDSKKINADERVRLKTLSIGLIVPNRFYKLAQDNEPLHVFAPYSVYKAYGTHLDDMDLDEMYDTLLADDRVKKKVAMSARDMLTKIAMIQLESGYPYMMNKSNANQAHALKNVGQVKMSNLCTEIFQLQETSEIADYGQQDTIRRDISCNLASLNIVNVMEHGKIRESVHEGMIALTSVSDMTQVANAPGVAKANREMHSVGLGVMNLHGYLAKNKIAYESNEAKDFVRTFFMTMNYHSLEKSMEIAQAAGQSFYGFEESDYATGVYFDRYVNTDYRPTTARVQELFNGIYIPTPEDWDKLKADVKKNGLYHAYRMAIAPTASISYIQNATSSVMPIVEQIETRTYANSTTYYPMPYLQRDNVFFYKSAYQMDQFKVLDLIAEIQPHVDQGISTVLHVNSDVTTRQLARCYLYAAHKGLKSLYYTRTKKLSVEECLTCSI; translated from the coding sequence TTGCGGCATATTGAATTGAACAACATGTTGATGAAACGCGATACAGACGGCTTTTTCCAATTGGAAAAGGATCAAGAGGCTGTAGAAGAGTTTATGAAGGAAGTAGAAGAACGGAGCTTGAAGTTTGCGGATCCAGCGGCTAAAGTGCTCTACATGATTGAGAATGATTATTACGAAAATTTCTATAGTAGCTATACAGCTGACGAAATTAAGGATATTTTCCATACCACTCATAGTTATAATTTTAAATTCCCTTCCTATATGGCAGCGTCCAAGTTTTATACGGATTATGCAGTGAAAAGCAACGACCGTAAGGTCTATCTGGAGCACTATCCTGACCGGGTGGCGGTCGTCGCCCTGCATTTGGGACGCGGTAACGCCGATACAGCGCGCCTGTTGTCCCGCTCGATGATGGAGCAGCGTCTCCAGCCAGCAACGCCAACCTTCCTGAATGCAGGCAAGAGCCGTCGTGGAGAACTCGTGTCCTGCTTCCTGCTCGAAATGGACGACTCCCTCAACTCGATCAACTACGTGCTGAATACTTGCATGCAGTTGTCCAAAATCGGCGGCGGTGTGGCGGTCAACCTGTCGAAACTGCGGTCACGTGGCGAGGCGATTAAAGGTGTAGAAGGCGCGGCTAAAGGAATTATGCCTGTTCTGAAACTGATGGAGGACGGCTTCTCCTACGCGGATCAAATGGGTCAACGTAAAGGCTCCGGGGCTGCATACTACAACATTTTCGGTTGGGATGTACTGGAGTTTCTGGATAGTAAAAAAATCAATGCCGACGAAAGAGTACGCCTCAAGACACTCTCCATCGGACTGATTGTGCCGAACCGCTTTTATAAGCTGGCTCAGGATAATGAGCCGCTGCATGTATTCGCTCCTTACAGTGTATACAAGGCCTACGGTACGCATCTGGACGATATGGATCTGGATGAAATGTACGATACACTGCTCGCTGACGACCGGGTGAAGAAAAAGGTTGCGATGAGCGCGCGTGACATGCTGACCAAAATTGCCATGATCCAGCTGGAATCCGGCTATCCATACATGATGAACAAAAGCAACGCTAATCAGGCACATGCTCTTAAAAACGTGGGTCAGGTTAAAATGTCCAACCTGTGCACAGAAATTTTCCAATTACAGGAGACGTCTGAAATTGCAGATTACGGCCAACAGGATACAATCCGTCGGGATATTAGCTGTAATCTGGCTTCTCTCAACATTGTAAATGTGATGGAGCATGGCAAAATCCGCGAATCCGTTCACGAGGGTATGATTGCCCTGACCTCGGTCAGCGATATGACCCAAGTCGCAAACGCGCCGGGTGTTGCCAAGGCAAACCGTGAGATGCATTCTGTCGGTCTGGGTGTCATGAACCTGCACGGCTACCTTGCCAAAAACAAAATTGCTTATGAAAGCAACGAAGCGAAGGATTTTGTCCGCACCTTCTTCATGACGATGAACTATCACTCGCTGGAGAAAAGCATGGAGATCGCGCAAGCGGCCGGACAAAGCTTTTATGGCTTTGAAGAATCGGATTACGCGACTGGTGTGTATTTTGATCGATATGTGAACACAGATTACCGCCCGACAACGGCACGCGTGCAAGAGCTGTTCAACGGCATTTATATTCCGACTCCAGAGGATTGGGACAAGTTGAAGGCAGACGTGAAGAAGAATGGCCTGTATCACGCTTACCGTATGGCGATTGCGCCGACTGCCAGCATTTCATATATTCAAAATGCGACGTCCAGTGTTATGCCAATCGTGGAACAAATTGAAACACGTACCTATGCGAACTCGACAACCTATTATCCAATGCCTTACTTGCAAAGAGATAATGTGTTCTTTTATAAATCCGCTTATCAAATGGATCAGTTCAAAGTGCTTGACCTGATTGCCGAAATCCAGCCTCACGTGGATCAAGGAATTTCGACAGTGCTTCATGTGAACAGTGACGTGACTACACGCCAATTGGCCCGTTGCTATCTCTATGCTGCTCACAAAGGACTCAAATCGTTGTACTACACACGTACCAAAAAGTTGTCTGTAGAAGAGTGCCTCACCTGCTCGATCTAA
- the nrdI gene encoding class Ib ribonucleoside-diphosphate reductase assembly flavoprotein NrdI — translation MLIAYDSKTGNVKRFIGKLKLPAVQIQEQMTIEEPYVLITYTTGFGQIPEKVSSFLQKNSKNLVGVAASGNRNWGECFAKSADLISNHYNVPVISKFELSGTFGDVERFKQEVSRVAAY, via the coding sequence ATGCTGATTGCTTATGATTCCAAGACCGGCAATGTAAAAAGATTTATTGGGAAGCTTAAGCTTCCGGCGGTCCAAATCCAGGAGCAAATGACTATAGAGGAACCATACGTACTCATTACATATACAACGGGGTTTGGACAGATACCTGAGAAGGTATCTTCCTTTTTGCAAAAAAATTCCAAAAACCTCGTAGGTGTGGCTGCCAGCGGCAACCGTAACTGGGGTGAGTGCTTTGCCAAAAGCGCGGATTTGATCTCCAACCATTACAACGTGCCTGTCATCAGTAAATTTGAATTATCCGGAACGTTCGGCGATGTAGAGCGTTTCAAACAGGAGGTGAGCCGAGTTGCGGCATATTGA